From a single Mycolicibacterium moriokaense genomic region:
- a CDS encoding PPOX class F420-dependent oxidoreductase, with the protein MLGYLASDGRPLVAPVWFVVDNGQLAFNTGKGTAKGRALVRDPRVVMCVDDPHPPYSFVQIQGVASVSEDPQEVLDIATRAGGRYMGADRAVEYGRRNGVPGELVVRITPTKVRSAFDLAN; encoded by the coding sequence ATGCTGGGCTATCTGGCGTCCGACGGCCGTCCGCTGGTGGCTCCCGTGTGGTTCGTCGTGGACAACGGGCAACTGGCGTTCAACACGGGTAAGGGCACCGCCAAAGGCAGGGCGCTCGTCCGGGATCCACGTGTCGTGATGTGCGTCGACGATCCACACCCTCCCTATTCCTTCGTCCAGATCCAGGGCGTCGCTTCGGTCAGCGAAGATCCCCAGGAGGTGCTCGACATAGCCACCCGCGCCGGCGGCCGGTACATGGGTGCGGACCGGGCTGTGGAATACGGACGCCGGAACGGAGTGCCTGGCGAACTGGTCGTGCGAATCACGCCGACCAAGGTGCGCAGCGCCTTCGACCTGGCGAATTGA
- a CDS encoding enoyl-CoA hydratase/isomerase family protein has product MVDLEVNDGLAVITVDRPHARNAISLETMDQLEKALDGADGARALVITGAGDRAFVSGGDLKELSALRTELEASVMAFRMRTICDRIAGFPGPTVAALNGHALGGGAEFAVSADIRVAADDIKIGFNQVALEIMPAWGGAERLVALVGYSKALLLAGTGTIIDAAEAERIGLVQQVIPRASFDSGWRDLARALASRPAGEIKRVMKGATTTEAVAAFARLWVSDEHWAAADKVMKRGK; this is encoded by the coding sequence ATGGTCGACCTCGAGGTGAACGACGGACTGGCGGTCATCACCGTCGATCGTCCGCACGCGCGCAACGCGATCTCCCTTGAGACCATGGACCAGCTGGAGAAGGCACTCGACGGTGCCGACGGCGCACGTGCGCTCGTCATCACCGGTGCCGGCGACCGCGCCTTCGTCTCAGGCGGCGATCTCAAGGAACTGAGTGCGCTGCGCACCGAACTCGAAGCGTCGGTGATGGCATTCCGGATGCGGACCATCTGCGACCGGATCGCGGGTTTTCCGGGACCAACGGTCGCCGCGCTCAACGGGCACGCGCTCGGTGGCGGCGCGGAGTTCGCGGTCTCGGCCGACATCCGGGTTGCGGCCGACGACATCAAGATCGGCTTCAACCAGGTGGCGTTGGAAATCATGCCGGCGTGGGGCGGAGCCGAAAGGTTGGTTGCTCTGGTCGGCTACAGCAAGGCCCTGCTGCTCGCAGGGACCGGAACCATCATCGACGCCGCGGAGGCCGAACGCATCGGACTGGTACAGCAGGTGATACCGCGAGCGTCATTCGACAGCGGCTGGCGCGACCTCGCCCGTGCGCTGGCCAGCCGTCCGGCAGGTGAGATCAAGCGGGTGATGAAGGGCGCGACGACCACCGAGGCCGTCGCTGCCTTTGCCCGCCTGTGGGTCTCCGACGAACACTGGGCCGCCGCCGACAAGGTGATGAAGCGCGGCAAGTAG
- a CDS encoding FadD3 family acyl-CoA ligase, with translation MVLSAADRFGDAEAVVDGPLRLTFTEVVARIRCAAGAFAEFGIAKGDRVAVWAPNSAEWIIAAFGIMTAGGVLVPVNTRFKADEAGDIISRSGAKAVLIQQGFLGQDYAAPDGVPVIDLKSDFLSSGPPFVADGLRGTDVADIIFTSGTTGRPKGAKMNHLQTLRAYEEWATLADLREGDRYLMINPYFHTFGLKAGLVASFLRGAAMVPLAVFDVDKVVEIVEAERITMLPGPPTLYHSLLTIADKSKLASLRAAVTGAADIPVELIRRIRDDLPFQSLMTGYGLTEAGNVTLSRPGDSPEDVACTAGLPCEDVEVRIADDGEVLVRGYNVMQGYLDDPDATAETIDPDGWLHTGDLGTLDETGRLRIVGRKKDMFIVGGFNAYPAEIEGFLLEHPAVAQAAVVGVPDERMGQVGKAFIVTKEDGPAISADELIEWSRGRMAGFKVPRYVEFLDKLPLNATGKVMKDDLLNRQS, from the coding sequence ATGGTCTTGAGCGCGGCGGACCGCTTCGGCGACGCGGAAGCGGTCGTCGACGGTCCGCTGCGCCTCACCTTCACCGAGGTTGTCGCGCGGATTCGTTGCGCGGCAGGCGCTTTCGCGGAGTTCGGAATCGCCAAGGGCGATCGGGTGGCCGTCTGGGCGCCGAACTCCGCGGAATGGATCATCGCCGCCTTCGGGATCATGACGGCCGGTGGAGTGCTGGTCCCGGTGAACACACGGTTCAAGGCCGACGAGGCCGGCGACATCATCTCCCGCAGTGGCGCCAAGGCCGTGCTGATACAGCAGGGCTTCCTGGGTCAGGACTACGCCGCGCCCGACGGCGTCCCGGTGATCGATCTGAAGTCCGACTTCTTGTCCAGTGGTCCGCCCTTCGTGGCCGACGGCCTGCGGGGCACCGACGTCGCCGACATCATCTTCACCTCGGGCACGACGGGTAGGCCCAAGGGCGCCAAGATGAATCACCTCCAGACGCTGCGCGCCTACGAGGAGTGGGCGACCCTCGCGGATCTTCGGGAGGGTGACCGCTATCTGATGATCAACCCGTACTTCCACACCTTCGGGTTGAAGGCGGGCCTCGTCGCGTCGTTCCTGCGCGGTGCCGCGATGGTGCCGCTGGCGGTGTTTGATGTCGATAAGGTGGTGGAAATCGTTGAGGCCGAGCGCATCACGATGCTGCCGGGGCCGCCGACGCTGTATCACTCGCTGCTGACCATCGCCGACAAATCCAAACTGGCTTCCCTGCGCGCCGCGGTGACCGGTGCGGCAGACATCCCCGTGGAACTGATCCGACGGATTCGCGACGACCTTCCGTTCCAGTCGCTGATGACGGGCTACGGCCTCACCGAGGCGGGCAACGTCACGCTGTCTCGGCCCGGTGATTCGCCAGAGGACGTCGCGTGCACGGCGGGCCTGCCGTGCGAGGACGTCGAGGTCCGCATCGCCGATGACGGCGAGGTCCTGGTGCGCGGCTACAACGTCATGCAGGGATACCTCGACGACCCGGACGCGACGGCCGAGACCATCGATCCGGACGGCTGGCTGCACACCGGCGATCTGGGCACGCTCGACGAGACAGGACGACTGCGGATCGTCGGACGCAAGAAGGACATGTTCATCGTCGGCGGCTTCAACGCCTATCCCGCCGAGATCGAGGGTTTTCTCCTGGAGCATCCGGCCGTCGCGCAGGCTGCGGTCGTCGGCGTACCCGATGAGCGGATGGGGCAGGTCGGCAAGGCGTTCATCGTGACAAAGGAGGACGGCCCGGCGATCAGCGCCGACGAGCTGATCGAATGGAGCCGCGGACGAATGGCGGGATTCAAGGTGCCGCGGTATGTAGAGTTCCTCGACAAGCTGCCGTTGAACGCCACCGGCAAGGTGATGAAGGACGACTTGCTCAATCGACAGAGCTAA
- a CDS encoding IspD/TarI family cytidylyltransferase, producing the protein MELSGVVPLPISVADTRAAFAPLNTAPPLVRVVAALLAAVAEPKRVVVAAAESLVGDVRDALASDGLASVSVVAVGGAATRADCLRAGAEYLREAAFSTSHVLVHDVSRPLASVELATRVSAAMRDGGTVVMPILAVTDSVKAVDARGAITATVDRSQLRAVQFPRGYSLAALSEMLAQHSSGDFDEVAAAIGLAGPVTVVEGEPDAFRTELPGDAEFVEAIIASRAQDPHGA; encoded by the coding sequence GTGGAGCTCTCCGGCGTTGTGCCGCTGCCGATTTCGGTCGCGGACACCAGGGCGGCGTTTGCGCCACTGAATACCGCACCGCCGTTGGTCCGCGTCGTAGCGGCGCTGCTCGCAGCGGTTGCGGAGCCGAAGCGCGTCGTCGTTGCTGCCGCGGAGTCGCTGGTCGGAGATGTCCGCGACGCCCTCGCCTCCGACGGACTGGCGTCGGTGAGTGTCGTTGCCGTCGGCGGCGCGGCGACCCGAGCGGACTGCCTGCGCGCTGGTGCGGAATACCTGCGGGAGGCAGCGTTTTCGACGAGTCACGTTCTAGTCCATGACGTCTCGCGTCCTCTCGCGTCCGTCGAACTCGCCACACGCGTCTCGGCAGCCATGCGTGACGGCGGCACCGTCGTGATGCCGATCCTTGCGGTTACGGACAGCGTCAAGGCCGTCGATGCACGCGGTGCGATCACCGCCACCGTCGACCGATCGCAGCTACGCGCTGTGCAATTCCCGCGCGGCTACAGCCTCGCCGCGTTGAGCGAGATGCTCGCGCAGCACTCGTCGGGTGATTTCGACGAGGTCGCGGCCGCCATAGGTCTCGCCGGACCCGTCACCGTCGTCGAGGGCGAGCCCGATGCGTTTCGCACAGAGCTGCCCGGAGACGCCGAGTTCGTCGAGGCGATCATCGCGAGCAGGGCGCAGGACCCTCACGGCGCATGA
- a CDS encoding AMP-binding protein, translating to MRNIPDELTKRYRAQGWWTEETLGDLVADGLAANPATGFYVHSAVRPYSGTFCDVEIEARRLAAGLRSRGVGAGDVVAIQLPNWKEAAAAFWAATFLGAVVVPIVHFYGRKELAHIMATARPKVFITTAAFGRMTFQPDLCADVPIVALVGDTYDDLLADKPMTGTIAADPASPALIAFTSGTTSNPKGVIHSHQTLVFETRQLLENYPPDRGRQLTATPVGHFIGMLGAFLIPVLEGAPIDLCDVWDPGRVLELIERDGLSIGGGPPYFVTSVLDHPDCTPEHIRHFTTVGLGGSTVPAAVTRRLADLGMFVFRSYGSTEHPSITGSRRNAPEGKRLYTDGDVRPGVEIRLGPDGEIFSRGPDLCLGYTDDALTEQAFDADGWYRTGDVGVLDDEGYLTITDRKADVIIRGGENISALEVEEVLLGLPAVVEAVVVAVPDNRLGERAAAVLRLRDGYRLPTLDEVRHHFKAEGVAVQKWPEELHEVEDFPRTASGKVQKFRVRQDLRG from the coding sequence ATGCGAAACATCCCTGATGAGCTGACCAAACGGTATCGGGCGCAAGGGTGGTGGACTGAGGAAACGCTGGGGGATCTGGTGGCCGACGGCCTGGCCGCCAACCCTGCGACGGGCTTCTACGTGCACTCCGCGGTGCGGCCCTACTCCGGCACCTTCTGCGACGTCGAGATCGAGGCTCGCAGGCTCGCGGCGGGACTGCGTTCGCGTGGCGTCGGCGCGGGTGACGTCGTGGCCATCCAACTGCCCAACTGGAAGGAGGCCGCCGCGGCGTTCTGGGCTGCGACGTTCCTGGGCGCGGTCGTCGTACCGATCGTGCACTTCTACGGCCGCAAGGAACTCGCCCACATCATGGCGACGGCGCGCCCCAAGGTCTTCATCACCACCGCGGCGTTCGGCCGGATGACGTTCCAGCCCGACCTCTGTGCCGACGTGCCGATCGTCGCCTTGGTGGGGGACACCTACGACGACCTGCTCGCCGACAAGCCGATGACCGGAACCATCGCCGCCGACCCCGCGAGCCCCGCGCTGATCGCCTTCACCTCGGGTACCACCAGCAATCCCAAAGGCGTCATCCACAGCCACCAGACGCTGGTCTTCGAGACTCGTCAGCTGCTCGAGAACTACCCGCCTGACCGGGGTAGGCAGCTGACGGCCACTCCGGTCGGGCATTTCATCGGAATGCTCGGTGCGTTCCTCATCCCGGTGCTCGAAGGTGCGCCCATCGATCTGTGCGATGTGTGGGACCCGGGCCGGGTGCTCGAGCTGATCGAACGCGACGGATTGTCCATCGGTGGCGGGCCGCCGTACTTCGTGACCAGCGTGTTGGATCACCCCGACTGCACGCCGGAACACATCCGCCACTTCACCACGGTGGGACTGGGCGGCTCGACCGTCCCGGCCGCGGTGACCCGTCGGCTGGCCGATCTCGGAATGTTCGTCTTCCGCTCCTACGGCAGCACTGAACATCCGTCGATCACCGGATCGCGGCGCAACGCGCCGGAGGGCAAGCGGCTGTACACCGACGGCGATGTGCGGCCGGGGGTCGAGATCCGGCTGGGGCCCGACGGCGAGATCTTCAGCCGTGGTCCCGATCTGTGTCTCGGCTACACCGACGATGCGCTGACCGAGCAGGCGTTCGACGCCGACGGTTGGTACCGCACGGGTGACGTCGGCGTCCTCGACGACGAAGGCTATCTGACCATCACCGACCGCAAGGCCGACGTGATCATCCGTGGTGGCGAGAACATCAGCGCCCTCGAGGTCGAGGAGGTTCTGCTCGGGTTGCCAGCCGTAGTGGAGGCCGTGGTGGTCGCGGTGCCCGACAACCGTTTGGGCGAACGTGCGGCGGCGGTGCTGCGGCTGCGCGACGGCTACCGGCTGCCGACGCTCGACGAGGTGCGTCACCACTTCAAAGCCGAAGGGGTCGCGGTCCAGAAATGGCCGGAAGAGCTGCATGAGGTCGAGGACTTTCCGCGTACCGCGAGCGGCAAGGTGCAGAAGTTCCGGGTCCGCCAGGACCTGCGGGGGTGA
- a CDS encoding low temperature requirement protein A: MSDSQEPPITIQHPVRRMTGRDPDEPHRVATPLELLFDLTFVIAFGIAANEFAHQLAENHVGAGLLAFTLAAFAVCWAWINFSWFASAYDTDDWVYRLMTMLQMVGVIIMALGFPPMFASVEQGGHVDSRVMVAGYVIMRIALVAQWLRAAAQDPARRAACLTYALWVSVAQVGWIAGAMVHKSIPVTFAMVAVLIGIETLGPIIAEYRAGGTPWHAHHIAERYGLLAIIALGEGVVGTVASLSAVVSEQGWSFDCAFVVVAGIGLTFGMWWSYFVVPQAELLRAHRERSFWFGYVPIVMYGAIVATGAGLHVAGYYIEHHSKLSSVETVLAVALPVGLYIVSIYALYFVIVRKVALFHVVLLVLSAVVLAVAVWLAEAGFSMANCLLVVTLAPLVTVVGYEVAGHRHAAADILEALGGGR, encoded by the coding sequence ATGAGCGACTCGCAGGAGCCACCGATCACGATTCAGCACCCGGTTCGCCGGATGACGGGCCGTGATCCCGACGAACCGCACCGGGTGGCGACGCCGCTGGAGCTGCTGTTCGACCTGACGTTCGTCATCGCGTTCGGTATCGCCGCCAACGAGTTCGCGCACCAACTGGCCGAGAACCATGTCGGCGCCGGTTTACTCGCTTTCACACTCGCAGCCTTCGCGGTGTGCTGGGCGTGGATCAACTTCAGCTGGTTCGCGTCGGCGTATGACACCGACGATTGGGTGTACCGGCTGATGACGATGCTGCAGATGGTCGGCGTCATCATCATGGCACTGGGCTTTCCGCCGATGTTCGCCTCCGTCGAACAGGGTGGGCACGTCGACAGCCGGGTGATGGTGGCCGGATACGTCATCATGCGAATTGCGTTGGTGGCGCAGTGGTTACGTGCCGCCGCGCAGGATCCCGCGCGACGCGCGGCATGTCTGACCTATGCGCTGTGGGTCAGCGTCGCACAGGTCGGCTGGATCGCAGGAGCCATGGTGCACAAATCGATTCCGGTGACGTTCGCGATGGTCGCAGTGCTGATCGGGATCGAGACCCTGGGACCGATCATCGCCGAGTACCGCGCCGGTGGCACCCCGTGGCATGCACACCACATCGCCGAACGCTACGGCCTACTGGCCATCATCGCTCTCGGCGAAGGGGTGGTCGGCACCGTCGCATCCCTGTCGGCGGTGGTCAGCGAACAGGGCTGGTCGTTCGATTGCGCGTTCGTGGTGGTGGCAGGCATCGGGTTGACGTTTGGCATGTGGTGGTCGTATTTCGTGGTCCCGCAGGCGGAACTGCTGCGTGCCCATCGCGAGCGATCGTTCTGGTTCGGCTACGTGCCGATCGTGATGTACGGCGCGATTGTGGCGACCGGTGCCGGGCTGCACGTCGCCGGCTACTACATCGAGCATCACTCCAAGCTGAGTTCCGTGGAGACCGTCTTGGCGGTGGCGCTGCCGGTCGGGTTGTACATCGTTTCGATCTACGCCCTGTACTTCGTGATCGTGCGGAAGGTCGCGCTGTTTCACGTTGTGCTTCTCGTCCTCAGCGCGGTGGTTCTGGCCGTCGCCGTCTGGTTGGCCGAGGCGGGTTTCTCGATGGCCAACTGCCTGCTCGTCGTGACCCTGGCACCCTTGGTGACCGTCGTGGGCTACGAAGTGGCGGGCCATCGGCACGCCGCCGCGGACATCCTCGAGGCGCTCGGGGGCGGTCGCTAG
- a CDS encoding VOC family protein → MTEDFTPDRPATTLPGPIRQIGYIVDDIDAALAAWVALGVGPWFVMRGIPIRATYRGEKCATTISMALANSGEMQLELIQQEDDTPSVYTEFLQAHGPGYHQLAYWTEDFDATMASIREAGWPIVWLGDEDVGTRFAYVEPPNSPAQVIEIMENNEITAGMGKFVRDAAVDWDGRDPIRVLGG, encoded by the coding sequence ATGACGGAGGACTTCACACCCGACCGCCCCGCGACGACGCTGCCGGGCCCGATCCGCCAGATCGGATACATCGTCGACGATATCGACGCCGCGCTCGCTGCGTGGGTCGCGCTGGGCGTCGGTCCGTGGTTCGTCATGCGGGGCATTCCGATCCGTGCGACCTACCGCGGCGAGAAATGTGCGACCACGATCTCAATGGCGTTGGCCAACAGCGGGGAGATGCAGCTCGAGCTGATCCAGCAGGAGGACGACACCCCGAGCGTCTACACCGAGTTCCTCCAGGCCCACGGTCCCGGGTACCACCAATTGGCTTACTGGACCGAGGATTTCGACGCCACGATGGCCTCGATACGCGAAGCCGGCTGGCCGATCGTGTGGCTCGGCGACGAAGACGTCGGAACGCGGTTCGCCTACGTCGAGCCGCCGAACAGCCCGGCTCAGGTCATCGAAATCATGGAGAACAACGAAATCACCGCAGGCATGGGCAAATTCGTCCGCGACGCCGCCGTCGACTGGGACGGAAGGGACCCGATTCGCGTCCTCGGCGGGTAA
- a CDS encoding amidohydrolase family protein, with protein MGQLSHRVDIPFPLFDADNHLYEPPEAMTKHLPKEYKDLVQYVEINGRTKIALRGVISNYIPNPTFNVVARPGAWEEYFKFGNPEGKSKRELFGEPMRAIPAFFEPGPRLEKMNELGIERTLMFPTLASLIEERLSDDPVAIHVLIHALNQWLDEVWGFNYQNRIFTTPVITLPIVEKAIEELEWAVKRGARAILIRPAPVPGFRGPRSFALPEFDPFWERVVHHDVFVGMHSSDSGYSRYTSEWDGKAQEMLPFQTNAMSILNEWRPIQDAVASWVIHGALFRHPKLKVGIVEAGSKWMFPLLDSMAEVYKKAPEAFLGNPIEEIKNRIYVSPFYEEGIDDLINLVGVDQVLYGSDWPHPEGLAEPTHYVTALEHLSMEDQAKIMGGNLGRLVTV; from the coding sequence ATGGGTCAGCTTTCGCACCGGGTCGACATCCCATTTCCGTTGTTCGACGCCGACAACCATCTGTACGAGCCGCCGGAGGCGATGACGAAGCACCTCCCGAAGGAGTACAAGGACCTCGTTCAGTACGTCGAGATCAACGGCCGCACCAAGATCGCGCTGCGCGGGGTGATCAGCAACTACATCCCCAACCCCACGTTCAACGTGGTCGCCAGGCCGGGCGCCTGGGAGGAGTACTTCAAGTTCGGCAACCCGGAGGGCAAGAGCAAGCGCGAGCTGTTCGGTGAGCCGATGCGCGCCATTCCGGCGTTCTTCGAGCCCGGGCCGCGCCTCGAGAAGATGAACGAGCTGGGCATCGAGCGCACCCTGATGTTCCCGACGCTGGCCAGCCTCATCGAGGAGCGGCTGTCCGACGATCCGGTCGCCATCCACGTGCTGATCCATGCGCTCAACCAGTGGCTGGACGAGGTCTGGGGCTTCAACTACCAGAACCGCATTTTCACCACCCCGGTGATCACGCTGCCCATCGTCGAGAAGGCCATCGAGGAGCTGGAGTGGGCGGTCAAGCGTGGTGCGCGCGCCATCTTGATCCGGCCGGCTCCGGTGCCCGGATTCCGCGGCCCGCGTTCGTTCGCGCTGCCCGAGTTCGACCCGTTCTGGGAGCGCGTCGTGCATCACGACGTCTTCGTCGGCATGCACTCGTCTGACAGCGGCTACTCGCGCTACACCTCGGAGTGGGACGGCAAGGCGCAGGAGATGTTGCCCTTCCAGACCAACGCCATGTCGATCCTCAACGAGTGGCGCCCGATCCAGGATGCGGTGGCGTCGTGGGTGATTCACGGCGCGCTGTTCCGGCACCCGAAGCTGAAGGTCGGCATCGTCGAGGCCGGGTCGAAGTGGATGTTCCCGCTGCTGGACTCGATGGCCGAGGTCTACAAGAAGGCGCCGGAAGCCTTCCTGGGCAACCCGATCGAGGAGATCAAGAACCGCATCTATGTCAGCCCGTTCTACGAGGAGGGCATCGACGATCTGATCAACCTGGTCGGTGTCGACCAGGTGCTGTACGGCTCCGACTGGCCGCATCCTGAGGGGCTGGCCGAGCCGACGCACTACGTGACGGCGCTCGAGCACCTCTCGATGGAGGATCAGGCGAAGATCATGGGCGGCAACCTCGGCCGCCTCGTCACCGTGTGA
- a CDS encoding IspD/TarI family cytidylyltransferase: MSAPQVSNAVAVVLAAGLGTRVGADGNKAYLPIGGRSMVTWSIDTLTQVPEIARIVLVFRRGERALAQDALRRELPSATVEFVEGGDSRHGSEFNVLQYLADDIETGAVDVVVIHDAARPVAGADMFVTALSLARDAGGAIPAIPLDDVLRTRTDDDLEPVTEPGALVRVQTPQAFHAAALLDAYRAAAREGFEGTDTSSCVEAFTDVEVRTFRGELRNLKVTYAADIAVAERLLMRREGPAPCSR, from the coding sequence ATGAGCGCGCCGCAGGTGTCCAACGCTGTGGCCGTCGTGCTTGCCGCCGGTCTGGGCACCAGGGTCGGCGCCGACGGCAACAAGGCCTATCTTCCGATCGGCGGCCGCTCGATGGTGACCTGGTCGATCGACACGCTGACCCAGGTGCCCGAGATCGCCCGCATCGTACTGGTGTTCCGGCGCGGTGAACGCGCGCTGGCGCAGGACGCGCTGCGGCGGGAATTGCCTTCGGCAACAGTCGAGTTCGTCGAGGGCGGCGACAGCAGGCACGGGTCGGAATTCAACGTGCTGCAGTATCTGGCCGACGACATCGAAACCGGGGCCGTCGACGTCGTCGTCATCCACGATGCTGCGCGGCCGGTCGCCGGAGCGGACATGTTCGTCACCGCCCTGAGCCTCGCCCGCGACGCCGGCGGTGCGATCCCGGCGATTCCCCTCGACGATGTGCTCCGGACCCGCACCGACGATGACCTCGAACCGGTGACTGAACCCGGTGCGCTGGTCCGCGTCCAGACCCCACAAGCGTTTCACGCGGCGGCACTGCTGGACGCCTATCGGGCGGCGGCCCGCGAGGGCTTCGAGGGCACCGACACGTCCTCATGTGTCGAGGCCTTTACCGACGTCGAAGTGCGCACGTTCCGTGGCGAACTACGCAACCTGAAGGTGACCTACGCCGCCGACATCGCCGTCGCCGAGCGACTTCTCATGCGCCGTGAGGGTCCTGCGCCCTGCTCGCGATGA